Proteins from a genomic interval of Mustelus asterias unplaced genomic scaffold, sMusAst1.hap1.1 HAP1_SCAFFOLD_220, whole genome shotgun sequence:
- the LOC144485776 gene encoding uncharacterized protein LOC144485776: MEKPWKCGDCGKRYRAPSQLEAHRRNHTGERPFTCSQCGKGFTRPSSLQTHQRVHTGERPFTCSQCGKGFTRSSSLRAHERIHTGERPFTCSQCGKGFGDSSSLLRHQPVHTGERPFTCSQCGKGFCDPSSLLRHQRVHTGERPFTCSQCGKGFAQSSNLQAHQRIHTGDRPFTCSVCGKGFTQSPHLLKHHQVHE; this comes from the coding sequence atggagaaaccatggaaatgtggggactgtgggaagagatacagagccccatcacaGCTGGAAGCacatcggcgcaaccacactggggagaggccattcacctgctctcagtgtgggaagggattcactcggccatccagcctgcagacacaccagcgagttcacactggggagaggccattcacctgctctcagtgtgggaagggattcactcggtcatccagcctgcgggcacacgagcgcattcatactggggagagaccgttcacctgctctcagtgtgggaagggattcggtgattcatccagcctgctgagacaccagccagttcacactggggagaggccattcacctgctctcagtgtggaaagggattctgtgatccatccagcctgctgagacaccaacgagttcacactggggagaggccgttcacctgctctcagtgtgggaagggattcgctcagtcatccaacttgcaggcacaccagcgaattcacactggggacaggccattcacctgctccgtgtgtgggaagggattcactcagtcacctcacctgctgaaacaccatcaggttcacgagtga